One genomic window of Hydra vulgaris chromosome 03, alternate assembly HydraT2T_AEP includes the following:
- the LOC136078579 gene encoding uncharacterized protein LOC136078579 gives MNIKYRKREKTPKYTIEQQIKAKKRSRKLVNQLYNTKSLLVIDDEKYFCFAGDNMPGNSGCYINNKKTCLESVRFIGKEKFPKKLLMWIYLDNVAISDRGMSEPLFGTSKAVAINSSIYINECLEKRLLPFIHKYHGDFNYLFWSDLASSHYSKDCLNWMDQYVYYVDKESNPPNVPQARPIENFWRHLAQKVYEGDWQASTEQVLIDCIKLKLQEIDLNFLQSHMKGVRAKLRSIADGGVFLYKK, from the coding sequence atgaatattaaatatagaaaacgTGAAAAGACTCCAAAATACACTATAGAACAACAAATAAAGGCAAAGAAAAGAAGCAGGAAACTAGTTAACCAACTCTATAACACAAAATCGCTTCTAGTCATCGATGacgaaaaatacttttgttttgcaGGGGACAACATGCCTGGAAATTCTGGATGCTacataaacaacaaaaagacaTGCCTAGAAAGTGTTCGTTTTATAGGAAAAgagaaatttccaaaaaaattattaatgtggATATATCTGGATAATGTGGCCATATCTGACCGTGGTATGTCCGAGCCATTGTTTGGCACTTCCAAGGCTGTAGCGATCAATTCATCaatctatattaatgaatgttTAGAAAAACGACTTCTTCCATTTATTCACAAGTATCATGGAGactttaactatttattttggtCAGATTTAGCAAGTTCTCATTATTCTAAAGATTGTCTAAATTGGATGGACCAATATGTCTATTACGTTGATAAAGAATCCAATCCCCCAAATGTGCCTCAAGCACGaccaattgaaaatttttggaGACATTTGGCACAGAAGGTTTACGAGGGAGATTGGCAAGCTTCAACAGAGCAAGTTTTGATTGATTGCATTAAACTAAAACTACAAGAAattgatttaaactttttacagtCGCATATGAAAGGCGTCAGAGCAAAATTGAGATCAATTGCAGATGGtggtgtttttttatataaaaaataa
- the LOC100205896 gene encoding calcium and integrin-binding protein 1 gives MGAGQSAFTEEELKEYQELTYLTQKEILHCHKRFKELDVLAVTKDKNARLSKRAILNLPELKVNPFQDRICRVFSSTPETGDMTFDDFLDMMSVFSENAPKSVKVEYAFRIYDFNEDDFLCRSDVCQIISKLCGEQKLTEDNINAIVKKIMAEADLDDDNRLSFAEFEHVISKAPDFVNSFRIRF, from the coding sequence ATGGGTGCAGGTCAATCAGCATTTACCGAAGAAGAATTGAAAGAATATCAAGAATTAACTTATCTAACACAGAAAGAAATTTTGCATTGTCATAAACGTTTTAAAGAGTTAGATGTTTTAGCTGTTACAAAGGATAAAAATGCACGATTGTCTAAAAGAGCTATACTTAACCTTCCAGAGTTAAAAGTCAACCCTTTTCAAGATCGTATATGTCGTGTTTTTTCCTCTACTCCAGAGACTGGTGATATGACATTTGATGATTTTCTCGATATGATGTCTGTTTTTTCAGAGAATGCTCCAAAAAGTGTGAAAGTTGAGTATGCTTTTCGAATATATGACTTCAATGAAGATGATTTTTTATGTCGGAGTGATGTTTGTCAAATTATAAGTAAACTTTGTGGTGAACAAAAATTAACTGAAGATAACATAAAtgctattgtaaaaaaaattatggctgAAGCAGACTTAGACGATGATAATCGGTTGTCATTTGCAGAATTTGAACATGTTATTTCAAAAGCTCCAGATTTTGTCAATTCTTTTCGCATTCGTTTTTGA
- the LOC100198706 gene encoding coiled-coil domain-containing protein 181, with amino-acid sequence MSSSSDGEEIERKISNVSIDDKRTFSKKSSFSSIISDNFLKSNKSTDLSDSYSSDRSYQESLAERSQDVSGRQSSYMSSLSREKTQNNSFHENTSRGNSAKKKSEKKISRESTNISVNSNLSSVKNSLREKTGSFVSNPSFDDKYSIDDFEKEDSLLAERGGKFEFIETESIKRTACQSNNFNKLNLDSKRTGKKCDYQHIQSKYAMPELQREMKKKRVSIIQMRKQEEKIRMQLEQKERQETAERSFQKWLDEKNECKKKCDENKSDTKQLKKPSFDKERSELAQQAFNEWLQLKRAHQKREMEMEKLRLADEAQYCITRDKVMCNKAFKEWLQKKCASNEKKRLNERPSKHITSKFPVSMY; translated from the exons ATGTCTTCCAGCTCTGATGGTGAAGAAATTGAAAGAAAGATATCTAATGTTAGTATTGATGACAAAAGAACTTTCAGTAAAAAATCCTCATTTTCTTCTATAATCTctgacaattttttgaaatcaaacaaATCTACTGATCTTTCAGATTCATATTCTTCAGATCGTTCATATCAAGAATCTCTAGCTGAAAGATCTCAAGATGTAAGTGGCAGACAATCCTCTTATATGAGTAGCCTTTCAagagaaaaaacacaaaataacagCTTTCATGAAAATACATCAAGAGGAaacagtgcaaaaaaaaaaagtgaaaaaaaaattagcaggGAGAGCACAAACATTTCTGTAAATAGTAACTTGAGTAGTGTGAAAAACTCATTGAGAGAAAAAACTGGAAGTTTTGTATCGAATCCATCTTTTGATGACAAATACTCTAtagatgattttgaaaaagaagacAGCTTGCTGGCTGAACGAGGtggaaaatttgaatttattgaaaCTGAAAGTATAAAACGCACTGCTTGTCAAAGCAACAATTTTAATAAGCTAAATTTAGATAGCAAGAGGACAGGAAAAAAATGTGATTATCAACATATTCAATCAAAATATGCAATGCCTGAGTTACAACgagaaatgaagaaaaaaagagTGAGCATTATTCAAATGagaaaacaagaagaaaaaatcaGGATGCAGTTAGAGCAAAAAGAGAGGCAAGAGACAGCAGAAAGATCATTTCAG aAATGgcttgatgaaaaaaatgaatgtaaGAAAAAATGTGATGAAAACAAATCTGATACAAAACAACTCAAGAAGCCATCTTTCGATAAAGAAAGAAGCGAATTAGCTCAGCAAGCGTTTAATGAATGGCTGCAATTAAAACGAGCTCATCAAAAAAGAGAAATGGAAATGGAAAAGTTACGACTAGCTGACGAAGCTCAATACTGCATAACAAGAGATAAAGTGATGTGCAACAAAGCTTTCAAGGA